CCTGCCGCCTGTGCCGCGCTCGGCTTCGGCGCTTGGCCCTTTGACATATTTGCGGGTGGTGCAGACGGCGTTATTCTGATTATCGACCCAATATCCGGGCGCACATTCCGTCCTTGTGTTGGTGCGGACATAGATGGCGGGCGTTGATGATGACCCCGCCGCAGCGGGCTTGCAGGTTCTGGGCGCACTGTCGGGGAACCAGCCAGACGGACAGCCGCCTGTTGGCATTGAAACGGTGCCGTTATTGCGCCCCTGAGCGTGTGCCGGAGGCGCGACCGCCAGCGAAGCACCGGCGAATATCATAAGCCCGGCGGCTGCGAGCATGGTCATTGATGAAAGTGAACGCATCGAATTTTCCCCTGATTGAAACGTAATCACAGATGGCTCCGGTAGTTCTGGGATCGCGCTGCTTGTCTGATTTGCATCAGAATAAAAATGCAAGGGCGCCGCATCGCGGCAGCGCCCCCGCAAGTGTTCCACGGGACCGGGTCGCAATTGACCCCGCGGATCTGGATCGAGCGCCGCAACCGGAGTGCAGTGCCCGAACTAGTTGGTAGAAATCTTGGGCAGCCGACGGCCAGCCCCACGATCACTACTTCTTGGTCGAGCACCACACGCGGTTGACCTCGAAGTAACCGTCCGCGCAGCTGTCCTTTTCCTTCTTGGAGTATATCTTGGGCGAAGTGCTGCCCATCGGTTCGCACAGCGCGGTGTTGCCATTCGGCGTGCGCCAACCCGACGGGCAGGCCACCGCGCGGTTCGGCTTTTCGACGATGTCCTGGTTCTGCCCCTGCGCGTTGGCGGGGGCGCTGAGGCCTGCCAGCGCAAGGCTGGCGACCAGTGCGATGTTGGTGAGGCTGAGTGCGCCGGCGATCAGCAGGCGGCGGCGGCTTTCATTGCGGGTCATCAGTCATTCTCCCTGTTGCGGTTACCCTTGTTGGCAACAGGATTAGGAGGATGGGCGGCGGGGCGGCATCCCATGCGCCATGGCTCCCATATCATGGGATGCGACCCAGCCGCCCGACGAATTGTGACAGGCGCGTATCCGCTTATTACTCCTAATATTGGCCGCTGCCTGATTTGGCCTCTTTTCAGATAAATGGCTTTGCGCCATTGCAGGCCCACAATCGGGGGGCCGTGTCATAAACAAAATGGGTGGATTTAACTGGGCTCAGCTGGGCAAGCTGCTGGCCGCCGTGTTGCTGGTGCAAGCGATCTACTGGCTGGCTATCGACCGGCCCCTGTTCCATGCGGATCCGGGCAAGGAACCGGACCTTGTAAACGTGCGCGATGTCGCGGTTGCTCGGCTGGCCGCGCCAAATTTTGCAGAGGCGGCAAACGCACGTTTCGAACCGGTCGAGCTGCCGTGGACATATTGCTGCGACACGGCCGTGTTTGCGGTTAAAATGACCTTCGTGCTTGATCGCGTGCCGGCAGATGGATTGGGGATTTTCCCCAACTTGCAGACTGACAACTTCAAGCTTGCTCTGAATGGATCGCCGATTGTCGTGCGCGGGCGCATGGAGCCGGGCAATCGCAGTTTTCACGGACAGGTCCGAACCCTGGTGCGGATGCCTTCGGGGTTGCTCAAGCCGGGCGCAAACACACTGACCTTCATAACCTTGCGTGCTGATTCCGAGGCAAGCCGCCCCCTCATTCCGAAATAATGCCGCCCCCGGATTCCGAGAAATAGTCGCCCCCGGATTCCGAGATGATGTCGCCCCCTTGCGGGGTGGGTCGGACCGGGATCGCCGGCAGGGTTATCGTCGCTCCTTTGGGTCTGTCCGAAGGAGTGAATGATGCCGGCGGGAAGGGTGAGTATGCGACGTGTCCGCGAGATGATGAGATACCGGTTCGAACAGGAGCTGGGATACAAGGCGATATCGCTGCGCGTGGGTGCGGTGCCCTCGACGGTGCGGGCGACCTTGAAGCGTGTCGCGGATGCGGGACTGAGATGGCCGCTGGACGAGACGCTCGGCGATGCTGCGCTGGAGGCATCACTCTACCGCGATGCGGGCAAGAAGACCGGCCACCGCCGCTGTCCCGAACCCGACTGGGCGCAAGTTCATCGCGAGCTGAAGCGCAAGCATGTCACGCTGCAGGTGTTGTGGGACGAGTATATCGCCGAGCATCCGACCGGCTATCGCTACAGCCGATTCTGCGACCTGTATCGCGGCTGGGCGATGAAGCTGCCGGTTACGATGCGTCAGAACCATGCGCCGGGTGACAAGCTGTTCGTCGATTATGCGGGCGACAAGATCGCGGTGGTGATCGACCGACTGACGGGCGAAGTGCGTGACGCGCATATCTTCGTGGCGGTGCTGGGGGCGTCCAGCCTGACCTATGCCGAGGGAAGCTGGACCGAGACGCTGCCCGACTGGCTGGCGGCGCACACGCGCGCGCTCGCAATGTTCGGCGGTGCGCCGGCGCTGTTCGTGCCCGACAATGCGAAGGTCGCGGTGATCAAGGCTTGTCTTTACGATCCGCAGGTCAACCGCAGCTATGCCGAGATGGCGGCGCATTACTACAGCACGGTGCTGCCGACGCGGCCGCGCCGCCCGCGCGATAAGGCAAAGGTCGAAGCTGCCGTGCTGATCGTCGAGCGCTGGCTGTTCGGACGCCTTCGGCGTCGGATCTTCTACAGCCTGGCCGAACTGAACGCCGCGATCGCCGGGTTGCTTGCCGAGTTGAACGATCGGCGCGTGCTGCGCCGGGTTGGGCAGACGCGTCGTCAGTTGTTCGAAGAGATCGACCGGCCCGCGCTGAAGCCGCTGCCAGCCGAGCCCTATGTCTACGCCGAATGGCGGCGCAGGCGCGCAGGACTCGATTATCACGTCGAGATCGAGCGGCATTATTACTCCGTCCCATACCGCTTCGCACGCGAGCCGATCGAAGCGCGGATCACCGCGGCGACCATCGAGCTGTTCCACAAGGGCGAGCGGATCGCCGCGCACATGCGCGGCTCGGGCAATGGCCGCCATACCACGATCCCGGAGCATATGCCCTCGTCGCACCGGCGCTTTGCCGACTGGACAGTAGAGCGGATCGCGCGCGATGCGACCGCGATCGGGCCATGTACGGCATTGCTGTGCGAGAAGATCCTCGTTGAACGGCGCCATCCCGAGCAGGGCTTCCGGGCCTGTATGGGCATCATGCGCATGACGCGCAGCTTCGGTGCCAAGCGGATCGAAGCGGCTTGTTCGCGCGCGCTCGATATCGGTGCGCTCACCTACGGCTCGGTCAGATCGATCCTCGACAAGAACCTCGACCAGATCCCGTCATCGCCTCCGGTTGAGAGCCCGCCGGTCGATCATCCCAACATCCGGGGCTCACGCTATTATCACTGAAAGGAACACGACGATGCTCGCACATCCGACGCTTGATCGGCTGAACGAAATGGGCCTGGCCGGTATGGCCAGGGCGTTCGACGAACTTGCCACCAATGCCGAAGCGGATCGGCTTACCCATCCCGAATGGCTGGCACTCCTCCTCGATCGCGAATGGGGCGTCCGTCACGATCGCAAGCTTGCCGCCAGGCTGCGGTTCGCCAAGCTGCGCCATCAGGCCTCGCCCGAGGACATCGATTATCGCAAACCCCGCGGGCTCGACCGCGCGCTGGTCGTGAAGCTCGTGGTCGGCGACTGGATCGCCGCCCACGACAATCTGGTCATCACCGGACCCACCGGGGTCGGTAAGAGCTGGCTTGCCTGCGCGCTTGGTCACAAGGCCTGCCGCGACGATCGCTCGGTGCTCTATCAGCGCGTCCCCAAGCTGTTCACCAGCCTCGCGCTTGCCCGCGGGGATGGTCGTCACGAACGCTTGCTGCGAAAGCTCGGCGGCGTGCAGCTACTCATCCTCGACGACTGGGGCCTGGAGCCGCTCGACGCACTCGCGCGCCACGATCTGCTCGAGATCCTCGAAGAACGCTACGGGCGGCGCTCGACGATCGTTACCAGCCAGCTGCCCATCGCCAGTTGGCATCAGGTGATCGCGGATCCGACCTATGCCGACGCGATCCTCGATCGCCTCGTCCACAACGCCCATCGGCTCGACCTCGATGGCGATAGCATGCGGCGTGCGAAAACCAGCCAGATCGCTTGACGTAAGCACCGAACGAAACAACAACGATCATTGCCGACAAGGCCCCGCTTCCGGGGGGCGACATCATCTCGGAATCAGGGGGCGCGATCATCTCGGAAACGGGGGGCGACTTCGTCGGAATCAGCACCTTGCGCGACGGGTTTCCCTATACCGATGTGTACGAACCCAAAATCGCCGTTTACGCCGCCCTAGAACAGTATACCGCTCGCCAATTGTTCCTCGCGTCGTCCTTCTACCTTCTCACTGGCGGGTTGCTCGGCCTGCTCGGCCTGATTGCGACGATTATGATGTTTCGATCGGACGACTGGCGCTTTGCTGCCTGGCTCAGTCTGCTGTGTGCCGGATTTGTGGCCAATGCGGGCTATTATCTGTGGCTTGATCCGCCGATCGATGGTTGGGGCCGAATGGTAGCGTTCTTTGCGATCTACCAGTTGATCCCGGCTGCGATGCTGTGTTTCGTCGATAGCTGGACGGGCCGGCCCGTGCCATGGCTGCAACCGATTACGATAGCTGTCTATGTGGCTGCGATGGCGGTAATCGCCTGGCATATCTATCGCGTGCCCATGCCCGAAGGCTTCGATGTGCCAGCCATGATCTGGGTGTGGTATCTGGGCGCGTCGGCGATGGCGGTGGTTGCGCGGCTCGCCTGGCACTTTGCCACACAAGCTGAGGATCGCCTGCTGGAAAGTGCCCTGATGACGGTAATTGCGGCAGCATTGCTGATGGATGCCGCTTTGGAATGGTTTCCCGAACTGCAATTGCCGGGGGACAATGTCGGAAATTCCGCCGTCTTCTTGTTGCTGGCGATGACAGCGGCGTTCCTCACCCGCAATTTTCGGCTGTTCCAGTCGCAAGGAGCGTTGAATGCGATGCTTCAAGAGAAGGTCACACGGCGCGAATCCGAACTGGCCGAGGCGGGTTTGCGCGAACAGGCACTGGTGCGCGCGCAGGCCCATGACGAGGAACGCCGCCGGATCATGCGCGATCTGCATGATGGCCTCGGCAGCCAGTTGATGACGATGATGCTGACCGCAAGGCTGGGCGAGGCCGATCCGCCCAAGGTTGCCGAAGGTCTGCAAAGCGTGATCGACGAGATGCGTCTGATGGTGGACTCGATGGATTCGGTGGGCGAATCCCTCGAATCCGCGCTCGCCACTTTCCGCGCACGCATCCAACCACGGATCGAAGCGGCGGGCTTTGCCTTCCGCTGGCACCAGCCCGCCACGCTGGATGCCCCCGATCTTGGCCCGCGCGATGTGTTGCAGGTTTTCCGGATCATGCAGGAAGCGGTCACCAACGCGCTCAAACATTCGGGTGGGAGCGAGATCGCGGTCGAGGTAGCGGCTCATACCGATGGCGCGGTCGCTATCACCATTGCCGATAATGGCTCCGGCGGCGCGGAAGCGGGGGATGCGGGCCGCGGCCTCGCCAATATGCGTGTCCGCGCAAGGGCATTGGGGGCCGATTATGCGGTGCAATCCGAACCCGGCAAAGGCACGCGCATCACGCTTGGCCTGCTCCAGCCTGCCTGATGTCCGCATCCCATGATTTTGCTCCCGGTATAGGATGTGCGCCTATGCGTGCGGCTGATAGATTTTCGGCATGACGACACCTTCGCCCAGCGCGCCCGTCCGCATCGCAATCATCGAGGATGAGCCGGCGGTGCGTCGCTATTTCATGCAGATCATGGGAATGGCGGAAGGGTACGATGTGATCGCCATAGCCCCGGACCTTGCAACAGGCCGCAGGCTGATCACCCTGGCACCCGATCTGTTCCTGATGGATATCGGCCTGCCCGACGGGAACGGCTATGATCTGGTGCCCGAAATCAAGGCGGGGTGCGCGGCCAAGGTGCTGATCATCAGTTCCTTCGGGGACCGCGAAACGGTGGTGAAGGCCCTTTCTGCGGGTGCAGATGGCTACCTGCTCAAGGACAGCACGCCGCAGCAAATCCTTGATGGCATCGGGATCACACTGGATGGCGGCGCGCCGGTCAGTCCGGCGGCGGCAGTCTATTTGCTAGATCTGCTGCGCGCTCCTACACCTTCATCGCAAGCCGAGCCTGCGGGTGATGCAGATGCCCGGCTCACTCAGCGCGAGACCGAATTGCTGCGCGCATTTGCTGAGGGCAAGAGCTACAAGGAAGCCGCACGCGCGCTGAGTATCTCACCCCACACAGTCGGCACCCACGTCAAGGCGATCTACCGTAAACTTGAAGTCAACTCGCGCAGCGATGCAGTCCGGCAAGCGTTCCGCAGCTAACGGAGAGTACTTTCTTACGCGTCAGTAGTTTCAATGCGGACACGTAAATCCAGGTGTTCGTGATCGGGGCGGTCTCACAACGTTGAGCGTCAGTGGCAGACCTCGGATCACCGCCGTTCCCATGCCGGCCAGGGTAATATCGGGTCCTCGGCGCCAACGGGGAGCCGATCACTCAAATTTCAGTGTTTTCTGCAAGGGCCAGCGCGTCCTCCACGTCGATCCCGAGATAACGCACCGTATTCTCGATTTTGCTATGACCGAGAAGTATCTGGACCGAGCGAAGGTTGCCGGTCGCCCTGTAAATGATCGACGTCTTGGTTTGCCGAAGCGAGTGTGTGCCATATTCGCTTCGCATTAAGCCAACTGCGGCGCGCCATTCATCGACACGCCGAGCATACTGGCGGGTGCTGAGATGCCCACGGTGATCGATCCGGCTCGGGAAGACGTAGTCGTCCACAGTGCCACCCCGGCGTTCAAGCCATGCCAGCAGACTGGCCCGGGCGTCCGGCAACAGTTCGAACTGAACTGGTCGCCTGTTTTCTGCTGCATCACAATTGCGCGCGTTCGGATCTGACCGCCGCTGACGATGTCGCCGATCTTATCGGCGACCGACACCACAGCCGACCAGCGCGAAGGATAATCGCCCTCGTGATCCAATATCATCCGCGCCGCTCGGGCGCGAAGCCCGGGTGAAAACTTGTTCGTTGTCTTGCTCATAC
Above is a genomic segment from Sphingomonas sp. HMP6 containing:
- a CDS encoding sensor histidine kinase, translated to MRDGFPYTDVYEPKIAVYAALEQYTARQLFLASSFYLLTGGLLGLLGLIATIMMFRSDDWRFAAWLSLLCAGFVANAGYYLWLDPPIDGWGRMVAFFAIYQLIPAAMLCFVDSWTGRPVPWLQPITIAVYVAAMAVIAWHIYRVPMPEGFDVPAMIWVWYLGASAMAVVARLAWHFATQAEDRLLESALMTVIAAALLMDAALEWFPELQLPGDNVGNSAVFLLLAMTAAFLTRNFRLFQSQGALNAMLQEKVTRRESELAEAGLREQALVRAQAHDEERRRIMRDLHDGLGSQLMTMMLTARLGEADPPKVAEGLQSVIDEMRLMVDSMDSVGESLESALATFRARIQPRIEAAGFAFRWHQPATLDAPDLGPRDVLQVFRIMQEAVTNALKHSGGSEIAVEVAAHTDGAVAITIADNGSGGAEAGDAGRGLANMRVRARALGADYAVQSEPGKGTRITLGLLQPA
- the istA gene encoding IS21 family transposase, with the protein product MRRVREMMRYRFEQELGYKAISLRVGAVPSTVRATLKRVADAGLRWPLDETLGDAALEASLYRDAGKKTGHRRCPEPDWAQVHRELKRKHVTLQVLWDEYIAEHPTGYRYSRFCDLYRGWAMKLPVTMRQNHAPGDKLFVDYAGDKIAVVIDRLTGEVRDAHIFVAVLGASSLTYAEGSWTETLPDWLAAHTRALAMFGGAPALFVPDNAKVAVIKACLYDPQVNRSYAEMAAHYYSTVLPTRPRRPRDKAKVEAAVLIVERWLFGRLRRRIFYSLAELNAAIAGLLAELNDRRVLRRVGQTRRQLFEEIDRPALKPLPAEPYVYAEWRRRRAGLDYHVEIERHYYSVPYRFAREPIEARITAATIELFHKGERIAAHMRGSGNGRHTTIPEHMPSSHRRFADWTVERIARDATAIGPCTALLCEKILVERRHPEQGFRACMGIMRMTRSFGAKRIEAACSRALDIGALTYGSVRSILDKNLDQIPSSPPVESPPVDHPNIRGSRYYH
- a CDS encoding response regulator, with the translated sequence MTTPSPSAPVRIAIIEDEPAVRRYFMQIMGMAEGYDVIAIAPDLATGRRLITLAPDLFLMDIGLPDGNGYDLVPEIKAGCAAKVLIISSFGDRETVVKALSAGADGYLLKDSTPQQILDGIGITLDGGAPVSPAAAVYLLDLLRAPTPSSQAEPAGDADARLTQRETELLRAFAEGKSYKEAARALSISPHTVGTHVKAIYRKLEVNSRSDAVRQAFRS
- the istB gene encoding IS21-like element helper ATPase IstB, which gives rise to MLAHPTLDRLNEMGLAGMARAFDELATNAEADRLTHPEWLALLLDREWGVRHDRKLAARLRFAKLRHQASPEDIDYRKPRGLDRALVVKLVVGDWIAAHDNLVITGPTGVGKSWLACALGHKACRDDRSVLYQRVPKLFTSLALARGDGRHERLLRKLGGVQLLILDDWGLEPLDALARHDLLEILEERYGRRSTIVTSQLPIASWHQVIADPTYADAILDRLVHNAHRLDLDGDSMRRAKTSQIA